A single window of Gavia stellata isolate bGavSte3 chromosome 38, bGavSte3.hap2, whole genome shotgun sequence DNA harbors:
- the LOC104264677 gene encoding LOW QUALITY PROTEIN: venom factor (The sequence of the model RefSeq protein was modified relative to this genomic sequence to represent the inferred CDS: deleted 1 base in 1 codon) — protein MGAPALPLLLGLLLLHVAPTHAQMVTMVTPAVLRLETEERVVLEAPGLSSPTEATLLVQDFPLKRHVLYQIRVPLSPAEGMLATTTIKVLAKALPQAVGKQFVSVTARVAQVTLEKVLLVSLQSGHIFLQTDKPIYTPGSTVLCRLFALGNLMEPAPKTVIVEVKTPDDVIVKQVPVSSPMKTGIFSLNHNLPEVISLGTWTIMAKFEDSPEQVFSTQFEVKEYVLPSFEVVLEPEEKFLYIDREEDFRVSITARYLYGKRLQGTAFVLFGVMVDDEKKSIPQSLRRVQVADGDGEAVLSMAMLRQRFANPQELVGHSLYVSVTVLTESGSDMVEAQRSGIRIVTSPYTIHFTHTPKYFKPGMPFDLTVYVTNPDESPAPRVTVKADGFQGLVSTQRDGTAKLVLNMPANKDTVPITVRTNQPGLPPDRQASREMTAEAYRSQGGSGNLLHLAVGATEVQPGDNLAVNFHLKSNNNAVRDSVPYFTYLIMSKGRIVSVGRQRHEAGQSLVTMSLPVTAELIPSFRIVAYYYVMPGEIVADSVWVDVKDTCMGTLVVKGATEADNRVHEPGTPMRLRIEGDHNAHVGLVAVDKGVFVLSKKNKLTQSKVWDIVEKSDIGCTPGSGRDNVGVFADAGLSLVTSVKITTPQRGEVQCPQPAKRKRRSLQLIEYKGTKAAEYTDKVLRKCCEDGMKENPMGHSCEHRTNYIQDGEACIRAFLDCCNYIKGIRDQKQRELHLELARSEADDGFLADEDITSRSLFPESWLWQVESLTEQPNELGISKKTLPVYLKDSITTWEVLAVSLSQTKGLCVADPYEITVMKEFFIDLRLPYSVVRNEQVEIRAILYNYWTHEITVRVELMHNPALCSASTSKMRYQQILKLKAQSSWAVPFVIVPLQLGLHDVEVKAAVRGSFVADGVKKKLKVVPEGMRLEKTVKIVELDPKTKGINGVQEEKVGPANLSDIVPNTESETKVSIQGNPVSIIVEKAIDGDKLKHLIVTPSGCGEQNMIGMTPTVIATHYLDSTLQWENLGVDRRAEAIALIKKGYTQQLAFRKPDSSYAAFKDRPASTWLTAYVAKVFAMAIKLVDIEPEVVCGAVKWLILEKQKPDGIFQEDAPVIHKQMVGGYQGAEPEVSLTAFVLITLQEAREICKDHVNSLDGSITKAAEYLARRYQSLTRPYTVALASYALALTGKLKSEKVLMKFSKEGQRWEERNARTYNIEGTSYALLALLQMEKPELTGPVARWLAQQNYFGGGYGSTQATILVFQALAQYQVVSPRQLELNLDVSVLLPRRASAVTYRIENRNALVARSAETKLNEDITVKAEGTGKGTMTVVTIYNAKVPNKDNKCDNFDLRVQVDDVKTGKEQEGVFRSVKITICTRYLDNVDATMSILDVSMLTGFFPDVQDLKRLTEGVDRYISKYEIDQLQSDRSNLIIYLDKISHKAEECFSFKAHQQFQVGLIQPAAVTVYSYYKIDDRCTRFYHPDKDGGQLSKICYGDVCRCAEENCFMRHKQDVPVTVNQRIERACEPGVDYVYKVKLVATEQSPSHDNYIMTILSIIKMGTDEDPAGNNRTFVSHRQCRDALRLQIGQDYLLWGLATDLWVTGGRFSYLIGKDTWLEAWPSEVACQEPDLQPLCQDFIEFAEAMTMFGCPS, from the exons ATGGGGGCTCCGGCGCTGCCCCTCCTCCTCggccttctgctgctgcatgtGGCCCCCACCCATGCCCAAAT ggtgacgATGGTGACACCGGCGGTGCTGCGGCTGGAGACGGAGGAGCGGGTGGTACTGGAGGCACCGGGGTTGAGCTCCCCCACCGAGGCCACCCTCCTGGTGCAGGACTTTCCCCTCAAGCGTCACGTGCTTTACCAGATCCGTGTGCCGCTGAGCCCCGCAGAGGGCATGTtggccaccaccaccatcaAG GTGTTGGCCAAGGCACTGCCGCAGGCAGTGGGGAAGCAGTTTGTCTCGGTGACGGCGCGGGTGGCCCAAGTGACCCTGGAGAAGGTGCTGCTGGTGTCACTCCAGAGC GGTCACATCTTCCTGCAGACCGACAAGCCCATCTACACCCCTGGCTCCACTG tgctcTGCCGCCTCTTCGCTCTGGGCAACCTCATGGAGCCAGCACCCAAGACAGTGATCGTGGAGGTCAAG ACGCCTGATGATGTCATCGTCAAGCAAGTGCCCGTGTCCTCACCAATGAAGACCGGCATCTTCTCCCTCAACCACAACCTGCCCGAGGTCATCAG CCTGGGGACATGGACGATAATGGCCAAATTTGAAGACTCACCAGAACAGGTCTTCAGCACCCAATTTGAAGTCAAGGAGTATG TGCTGCCAAGCTTTGAGGTGGTCCTGGAGCCGGAGGAGAAGTTCCTCTACATCGACCGGGAGGAGGATTTCCGCGTGTCCATCACggccag GTACCTGTATGGGAAGCgcctgcaggggacagccttTGTCCTCTTCGGCGTTATGGTGGACGACGAGAAGAAGAGCATCCCCCAGTCCCTGCGGCGCGTCCAG GTGGCCGATGGGGACGGGGAAGCCGTGCTGTCCATGGCCATGCTGCGGCAGCGATTCGCCAACCCCCAGGAGCTGGTGGGACATTCACTCTACGTCTCCGTCACCGTCCTCACTGAGTCAG GCAGTGACATGGTGGAGGCACAGCGCAGTGGCATCCGCATCGTGACGTCCCCGTACACCATCCACTTCACCCATACCCCCAAGTACTTCAAGCCGGGGATGCCCTTCGATCTGACG GTCTACGTCACTAATCCAGATGAGTCCCCGGCTCCGCGTGTCACCGTCAAGGCTGATGGCTTCCAGGGTCTCGTCTCCACCCAGCGTGATGGCACAGCCAAGCTGGTCCTCAACATGCCGGCCAACAAGGACACCGTCCCCATCACT GTGCGGACGAAccagccagggctgcctccCGACCGCCAAGCCTCGCGGGAGATGACTGCCGAAGCTTACCGCAGCCAAGGCGGTTCCGGCAACCTCCTCCATCTGGCTGTGGGGGCCACCGAGGTGCAGCCTGGGGACAACCTCGCCGTGAACTTCCACCTCAAGAGCAACAACAACGCTGTCCGTGACTCTGTCCCGTACTTCACCTACCTG ATCATGAGCAAGGGACGCATCGTCAGCGTGGGGCGACAGCGGCACGAGGCCGGCCAGAGCCTGGTCACCATGTCGCTGCCAGTGACGGCCGAGCTCATCCCCTCCTTCCGCATCGTGGCCTACTACTACGTGATGCCCGGCGAGATTGTTGCCGACTCCGTCTGGGTTGACGTGAAGGACACTTGTATGGGCACT CTGGTGGTGAAGGGAGCGACGGAGGCTGACAATCGGGTGCACGAACCGGGGACACCCATGCGGCTGCGCATCGAGGGTGACCACAATGCCCACGTGGGGTTGGTGGCCGTGGACAAGGGCGTCTTCGTCCTCAGCAAGAAGAACAAGCTCACCCAGTccaag GTTTGGGACATAGTGGAGAAGAGTGACATTGGCTGCACCCCGGGCAGCGGGAGGGACAACGTGGGCGTCTTTGCTGACGCTGGCCTCAGCCTGGTCACCAGCGTGAAGATCACCACGCCACAGCGAGGGG AGGTCCAGTGTCCCCAGCCTGCGAAACGCAAGCGCCGCTCCCTGCAGCTCATCGAGTACAAAGGCACCAAGG CGGCTGAGTACACGGATAAGGTGCTCCGCAAGTGTTGTGAGGACGGCATGAAGGAAAACCCCATGGGCCACAGCTGCGAGCATCGGACCAACTACATCCAGGACGGAGAAGCCTGCATCCGGGCCTTCCTCGACTGCTGCAACTACATCAAGGGCATCCGCGACCAGAAGCAGCGCGAGCTCCACCTCGAGCTGGCTCGAA GCGAGGCGGACGATGGCTTCCTGGCCGACGAGGACATCACCTCACGGAGCCTCTTCCCGGAGAGCTGGCTGTGGCAGGTGGAGTCGCTGACGGAGCAGCCCAATGAGCTGGG AATCTCCAAGAAGACTCTGCCTGTGTACCTGAAGGACTCCATCACCACGTGGGAGGTCCTGGCCGTCAGCCTGTCACAGACCAAGG GGCTGTGCGTGGCTGACCCCTATGAGATCACGGTGATGAAGGAGTTCTTTATCGACCTGCGCCTGCCCTACTCTGTCGTGAGGAACGAGCAAGTGGAGATCCGTGCCATCCTCTACAACTACTGGACGCACGAAATCACG GTGCGCGTGGAGCTGATGCACAACCCAGCCCTGTGCAGCGCCTCCACCTCCAAGATGCGCTACCAGCAGATCCTCAAGCTGAAAGCCCAGTCATCATGGGCCGTGCCCTTCGTCATCGTGCCCTTGCAGCTGGGGCTGCATGATGTCGAGGTGAAGGCAGCTGTCCGGGGCAGCTTCGTGGCTGACGGTGTCAAGAAGAAGCTCAAAGTTGTG CCCGAAGGGATGAGGTTGGAGAAGACGGTGAAGATAGTTGAGCTCGACCCGAAGACGAAGGGAATCA atGGTGTACAGGAAGAGAAGGTGGGGCCAGCAAACCTCTCTGACATTGTCCCCAACACTGAGTCGGAGACCAAAGTCAGCATCCAAG GCAACCCTGTGTCCATCATTGTGGAGAAAGCCATCGACGGGGACAAGCTGAAGCACCTCATCGTGACGCCATcgggctgtggggagcagaaCATGATCGGGATGACGCCCACTGTCATTGCCACCCACTACCTGGACAGCACATTGCAGTGGGAAAACCTCGGCGTTGACCGCCGTGCTGAGGCCATAGCCTTGATTAAAAAGG GTTACACCCAACAACTTGCTTTCCGGAAACCTGACAGCTCCTATGCCGCCTTCAAGGACCGCCCAGCAAGCACCTG GTTGACAGCCTACGTGGCCAAAGTCTTTGCCATGGCCATCAAGCTGGTAGACATTGAGCCCGAGGTGGTTTGTGGTGCTGTGAAATGGCTCAtcctggagaagcagaagcCAGATGGGATTTTCCAAGAAGATGCTCCTGTCATCCATAAGCAGATGGTG GGAGGCTACCAGGGTGCCGAGCCCGAGGTGTCACTGACAGCCTTTGTCCTCATCACGCTGCAGGAGGCCCGGGAGATCTGCAAGGACCATGTCAAC AGCTTGGATGGAAGCATCACCAAAGCCGCCGAATACCTTGCCCGGAGGTACCAGTCGCTGACCCGACCCTACACGGTGGCCCTGGCCTCCTATGCCTTGGCCCTGACAGGCAAACTCAAAAGCGAGAAAGTTCTCATGAAGTTTTCCAAAG AGGGCCAACGCTGGGAGGAACGCAACGCCCGTACCTACAACATCGAGGGGACGTCCTACGCATTGCTGGCCTTGCTGCAAATGGAGAAGCCGGAGCTGACGGGGCCGGTGGCCCGCTGGCTTGCCCAGCAGAACTACTTCGGTGGTGGCTACGGATCCACTCAG GCCACCATCCTGGTATTCCAAGCGTTGGCCCAGTACCAGGTGGTATCTCCGCGGCAGCTCGAGCTCAACCTCGACGTGTCGGTGCTGCTGCCGCGCCGTGCCAGTGCCGTCACCTACCGCATCGAGAACCGCAATGCCCTGGTGGCACGTTCCGCCGAG accAAGTTGAATGAAGACATCACGGTGAAAGCTGAGGGCACGGGCAAGGGGACAATGACAGTGGTGACCATCTACAATGCCAAGGTCCCCAACAAGGACAACAAGTGTGACAATTTTGACCTGCGGGTGCAGGTGGACGACGTGAAGACAG GCAAGGAACAGGAGGGCGTCTTCCGCTCCGTCAAAATCACCATCTGCACCAG GTACCTGGACAATGTGGATGCCACCATGTCCATCCTCGATGTCTCCATGCTCACGGGCTTCTTTCCTGACGTCCAGGACCTGAAAAGG ctcaCGGAGGGGGTCGACAGGTACATCTCCAAGTATGAGATCGACCAATTACAGTCGGACCGCAGCAACCTCATCATCTACCTCGACAag aTCTCGCACAAGGCCGAGGAGTGTTTCTCCTTCAAGGCCCACCAGCAATTCCAGGTGGGCTTGATCCAGCCCGCGGCCGTCACCGTCTACAGCTACTACAAGATCG ATGACCGCTGCACCCGTTTCTACCATCCGGACAAGGACGGTGGGCAACTGAGCAAGATCTGCTACGGGGACGTGTGCCGCTGCGCCGAAG AAAACTGCTTCATGCGGCACAAGCAAGACGTCCCGGTCACCGTCAACCAACGCATTGAGCGAGCCTGCGAACCGGGAGTTGACTACG TGTACAAGGTGAAGCTGGTGGCAACGGAGCAGTCGCCGTCCCATGACAACTACATCATGACCATCCTTTCCATCATCAAGATGG GCACCGACGAGGACCCAGCAGGAAACAACCGGACCTTCGTGAGCCACCGGCAGTGCCGAGATGCTCTGAGGCTCCAGATTGGCCAGGACTACCTGCTCTGGGGGCTGGCCACCGATCTGTGGGTCACCGGCGGCCG CTTCTCC